The genomic region AGGCTGCCGGTTATGCGGAAACCGTGTCAGGCGGCATTGGTGATGTGCGCGACATTGCCCGGGCGACCCGTGATTCTGCGGGAAGTGTGGGCGAGGCAACCGCTGAGCTTAGCCGCGAAATGGCAGGGCTAAGCAGTTCGGTTGATGGTCTTGTTGCACGGCTGCGCGCCGTCTGACGGACCTTTGTGTTCATTTGTTTCAACCAACCAATCGTCAATCACGACATCTATATATGATCAACAAGGGAAATTCAGGATGAATAAGGTTTTGCGTTCTTTCGGTGCGGCTCTGGCGTCGTTGCTGATGGTTTTGAGTGTATCGTCGGCCATGGCCCAGGATAAGGAAGCAACCGCCAAGGATCTGGTGGATAAGGCAATCGCCCTTTATGACGACGTCGGGCAGGAGAAATCCTTTGATATGTTCAACGACAAGTCCGGTGAATTCGTATTTGACGAGTTTTACGTCATTGTTGCTGATGGCGAAAAAGGCACGTTCCTGACACACGCGATCAACCCGAAGCTTGTTAACAACCCGGGCCTTTGGGATCTTCAGGATGTGAACAGCAAGTTCATCATTCGTGACATGGTCGAAACCGGAAAGGCATCGCCGGATGGTGGTTGGTCCAACTACACCTGGACTCATCCGCAGACCAAAAAACTTGCCGAAAAGAAAACCTGGGTGAAAGCCCATGACGGCAAGATTTTCATGGTGGGTTATTACGACTAAAAAGTAATCATATCCAGAAAGCAAAAACCGCCTTCGGGCGGTTTTTGTGTTTCAAGTAAAATGGATCGATTTGTAAAATATTTGTTAAGTTAAATGGGTAGGTGTTTGAGCGAATAGTTTAGAAAATACTTAACATGACTCTGATCAAAAGTGCGATTTAGTATATGAATT from Thalassospira indica harbors:
- a CDS encoding cache domain-containing protein, with the protein product MNKVLRSFGAALASLLMVLSVSSAMAQDKEATAKDLVDKAIALYDDVGQEKSFDMFNDKSGEFVFDEFYVIVADGEKGTFLTHAINPKLVNNPGLWDLQDVNSKFIIRDMVETGKASPDGGWSNYTWTHPQTKKLAEKKTWVKAHDGKIFMVGYYD